One window of the Leptotrichia massiliensis genome contains the following:
- a CDS encoding autotransporter-associated N-terminal domain-containing protein has translation MTNNLKTLQKDLRSFAKRHKNFKYTDSALITFLITGMIFSVKNAFSEGENTNIEKQKQEISKSIKDIHQNFKRAKAENNKLLKNTNIELIQLMEQGDHVTKSPWSSWQYGINNFYNDWHGTYKGRGNKTDNIIYTRDKNAKMSGDTHFGAKYGATNLARLVEPIAFIPIDAGVVPKNISKTALNINLPVIGTPGTPQLNVRVSDPLQVTTINPTLPNIIPSTPSPNLNPFSDFTFLNGFWNRSGMSDTGKTFWAGYNPYSNSYVQGFGNNLLVNNTASNSERTGVLIYLTNGAPTYSGVTVHVAGNTGGAGKVGTTTSTSLGGTALDGRVISQNASNSTHNGQIAFHLFGKNTVTNSTINMYGKANAFSLETWQMHDWSFSGVKVNIIDKGIENEATNQKGLSDENIIFNIYPSYYETTTGFTAHTLTNRNRGKFNGDVNADLTTRYNIVYSVVGNAGSFGIDNNHGMYNLEGSKNTLYSGLGYQANYGAFASSLTNNASTNGSQHTLAGMKPYINFDSNKISSSGDGNIVMFFAPNTVTDIAPYWAATQTFAETSPEKKAWNKSVIGIYQGEIKTGAKIGMELSKNGGTTAQTIQGNTGTRSDSNQWVEKNVGILAASGQRTGISSQNDLGADAGARTRNIPFSQDVIHSLQINGADFKFGKYSKNGVMIAAQNGTEVDVLMSTNLQDVQDSGGNKVTQITQTKLTDYGVSGAAPTSAVDDTTNEAATGTIIALAQGKWSDATGNLSSMSSNTVTNLKNLSSTINIGQDVEMSARYHKFVYGKADVEEIYPIAYAATKGGIVNAEKTTKALGYGSIIAYASGVNGDTKAGSEVNLKGNVTAQDANAANDDDTKKLKWTNVGGYAKDGGIVNFGTSKNAITTVINGLGAYADGEGSTVNMYGTNTTINTGAAGALVAKDKGAINFGGGTITHKDNLTLAADNKNDHDNTTPFYATTDGQIKFNGATTLDMHDGILITGTNTDYSKTIDNKSKYQGLNNVTVNIHGHNVTLGSFDGLDLEWDDKTDSKQTYQNGLPGISKFAGGKVNLISNATYKSILVNGTLKVSATNVDLNDSSDLYNGIQMGNEMVTIKNTTTVTGNISSTGLVGKGEAQGLSMGNIATSIQVSAGITPSNATSGFVNEGTVNVTGGTGAQGIAGINVSYGTIQNKNSVTIDNGAGLYGTNGSKLVNEKTGTVTVSTSGVGIAGIGTGATVQTYGTDDIGTGPTVEIENHGTINVAGDKAIAIFAKNNTGVARNRVTVVNDHQLTVGKEGVGIAIVSEKSASGTENGGILTAMASGTGSDITAGIEGKGIFAKNSDVNLTGGDYVIETQDDGVGIFASGETNVTGTLEYKYAGNTSKTGMGIVYDQTDTNGNLVNITNSANIKLNNASGTAGGIIGIYTLSTGKDLINTGTITGTSSAKEFGIVTNGANVLNKGSITLSNATSQSDANVGIYAKGSSKIINEGIITTGKNAIGIYGYGVTNSGTINTGDNGTAIYTVGSGTNPLENVNLTSASIINVGENQAVGVYVVGKDQTVTADSGSQFNIGKDSFGFVNAGQGNTITSNANPVTLKGDAIYIYQNDNTGKVFNNTALVSTGDRNYGLYGNGIIENTENIDFVTGVGNVAIYSTGGTATNHGLIKVGGTNLQNKEFGVGMATGYYDKHAANPYSNQGTIINKGTIEVSQANSMGMYAVGPNSKAVNYGDINLSGNNTIGMYLDRGAHGENWGTIQTTVSGLKEVKGIYLANGSYIKNYGTINIQASDTKSAGIWTDKESSENVEENALNPLTNRRGTSAPATKVVTATDMKEMGGVTIKVPPAATPVTVTDAKGNVLPIVNVDTNVSSPAPTIVNVTSPSGVTALDLSTLKVGNSSMLNYPSASQANTIGMYVDTSGINYTNPIQGIENLGRLSDINLYFGTEVARYTTSKVIQVGDNILTPYNDALSRVVTAGTMLNVTSSSLTWMAQPTKDPVTGLLDKVYLVKVPYTALAQKGDENTYNFLTGLEQRYGAEGIGTRENEIFQKLNDLGKGEGHIMAQAIDEMKGHQYGSLQQRINATGNVLDKEFSYLKNEWRNPSKQNNKIKLFSSRNEYNTDTAGIVDYTNNAYGVAYVHENEKIKMGNSSGWYAGAVINRYRFKDLGKSKENQSMFKAGVFKTMSPKNDHNGALQWTVSGDIFAGINNIKRRYLVVDEVFEAKSGYHSYGAAIKNEFSYDIRMSERTHLRPYGAVKMEYGRFNGIKENSGQLKLEVKGNDYFSVKPEAGIEFKYVQPLAVKTNLSVGVSAAYENEIGKLQNSNQARLRNTTADWYNLEKEKEDRRGNGKFDLNIGIDNTKFGVTVNAGYDTKGENIRGGIGFRLIY, from the coding sequence ATGACAAATAATCTTAAAACTTTACAAAAAGATTTGCGTTCATTTGCAAAGAGGCACAAAAATTTTAAATATACAGATTCAGCGTTGATTACATTTTTGATAACAGGAATGATTTTTTCTGTTAAAAATGCTTTTTCAGAAGGAGAAAATACAAATATTGAAAAGCAGAAACAGGAAATTTCTAAGTCAATTAAGGACATACATCAAAATTTTAAAAGAGCAAAAGCTGAAAATAATAAATTGTTAAAAAATACAAATATAGAATTAATTCAGTTAATGGAACAAGGGGATCATGTTACAAAATCGCCATGGAGCAGCTGGCAATATGGGATAAATAATTTTTATAATGATTGGCATGGAACTTATAAAGGACGTGGTAATAAAACTGACAATATAATTTATACTAGAGATAAAAATGCTAAGATGTCTGGAGATACTCATTTTGGAGCAAAATATGGTGCAACTAATTTAGCAAGACTAGTGGAACCAATAGCGTTTATACCGATAGATGCAGGAGTTGTTCCTAAAAATATAAGTAAAACGGCACTAAATATAAATTTACCAGTTATTGGAACTCCAGGGACTCCGCAATTAAATGTACGAGTATCGGATCCACTCCAAGTAACAACTATTAATCCAACATTGCCTAACATAATACCATCAACACCTTCACCAAATTTGAATCCATTTTCAGACTTTACATTTCTTAATGGATTTTGGAATAGAAGTGGAATGAGTGATACTGGTAAAACTTTTTGGGCTGGATACAATCCGTACTCAAATAGTTATGTTCAAGGATTTGGAAATAATTTATTGGTTAATAATACTGCGAGTAACAGTGAAAGAACAGGAGTTTTGATATACTTGACAAATGGAGCTCCTACGTATTCTGGTGTAACTGTTCACGTTGCTGGAAATACAGGAGGGGCTGGAAAAGTAGGAACAACAACTTCTACTTCTTTAGGTGGAACAGCTCTTGATGGAAGGGTAATATCACAAAATGCTAGTAATTCTACGCATAATGGACAGATAGCGTTTCATTTGTTTGGGAAAAATACAGTCACTAATTCTACAATTAATATGTATGGGAAAGCAAATGCCTTCTCATTAGAAACATGGCAAATGCATGATTGGAGTTTTAGTGGGGTAAAAGTAAACATAATTGATAAAGGGATTGAAAATGAAGCTACAAATCAAAAAGGGCTTTCTGATGAAAACATAATTTTTAATATATATCCAAGCTATTATGAAACGACGACAGGTTTTACAGCACATACTTTAACTAACCGTAACAGAGGGAAATTTAATGGAGATGTAAATGCAGATTTGACTACTCGTTATAATATAGTTTATTCTGTTGTTGGAAATGCAGGTTCATTTGGAATAGATAACAATCACGGAATGTATAATTTGGAAGGTTCTAAAAATACATTGTATTCAGGGTTAGGATATCAAGCCAATTATGGAGCATTTGCAAGCAGCCTTACTAATAATGCCAGCACAAATGGTTCGCAGCATACACTGGCAGGAATGAAGCCATATATAAATTTTGACAGTAATAAGATATCATCTTCTGGAGACGGGAATATTGTAATGTTTTTTGCTCCAAATACGGTTACAGATATAGCTCCATATTGGGCTGCAACACAAACTTTTGCTGAAACTTCACCCGAAAAAAAGGCTTGGAATAAGTCTGTAATAGGAATTTATCAAGGGGAAATTAAAACAGGGGCAAAAATAGGTATGGAACTTAGTAAAAATGGAGGTACTACTGCTCAAACTATTCAAGGAAATACAGGAACTAGAAGTGACAGTAATCAATGGGTAGAAAAAAATGTAGGAATATTGGCTGCATCTGGTCAAAGAACGGGTATAAGTTCACAAAACGACTTGGGAGCTGACGCAGGTGCAAGAACTCGTAATATTCCTTTTTCTCAAGATGTTATCCATTCATTGCAAATAAATGGAGCGGATTTCAAATTTGGGAAATATTCTAAGAATGGAGTAATGATCGCTGCTCAAAATGGGACAGAAGTTGATGTATTGATGAGCACAAATTTACAGGATGTGCAGGATAGTGGAGGTAACAAAGTTACTCAAATAACTCAGACTAAATTAACTGATTATGGAGTAAGTGGAGCAGCACCAACATCTGCTGTGGATGATACCACTAATGAAGCAGCAACAGGAACCATAATAGCACTGGCACAAGGAAAATGGAGTGATGCAACAGGCAATCTGAGCAGTATGTCTTCAAATACGGTAACAAATTTAAAAAATCTTTCAAGTACAATTAACATAGGTCAAGACGTTGAAATGTCGGCAAGATATCATAAATTTGTTTATGGAAAAGCAGATGTGGAAGAAATTTACCCAATTGCTTATGCTGCAACTAAAGGTGGAATAGTTAATGCAGAAAAAACCACAAAGGCATTGGGATACGGTTCTATAATTGCTTACGCTAGCGGTGTAAATGGAGATACTAAAGCAGGAAGTGAAGTTAATTTAAAAGGAAATGTAACGGCTCAGGATGCAAATGCTGCAAATGATGATGATACTAAAAAACTAAAATGGACTAATGTTGGTGGATATGCTAAAGATGGTGGAATTGTAAACTTTGGGACAAGTAAAAATGCTATAACAACTGTAATAAATGGTTTGGGAGCTTATGCGGATGGAGAAGGCTCTACAGTTAATATGTATGGAACAAATACCACAATTAATACAGGAGCTGCGGGTGCATTGGTGGCTAAAGATAAAGGAGCAATAAATTTCGGCGGTGGAACGATTACTCACAAAGATAACCTGACTTTGGCTGCTGATAATAAGAACGACCATGATAATACGACTCCGTTTTATGCTACAACAGATGGACAAATTAAATTTAATGGTGCAACTACGCTTGATATGCACGATGGAATTTTAATAACAGGAACAAATACTGATTACAGTAAAACTATTGATAATAAGAGTAAATATCAGGGATTAAATAATGTAACAGTAAATATTCACGGACACAATGTTACATTAGGATCATTTGATGGGCTAGATTTAGAATGGGATGACAAAACTGATAGTAAACAGACTTATCAGAATGGGTTACCAGGAATTTCAAAATTTGCAGGTGGAAAGGTTAATTTGATATCAAATGCCACTTATAAGTCAATTCTTGTAAATGGAACATTAAAAGTATCAGCGACAAATGTGGATTTAAATGATTCTAGTGATTTGTATAATGGAATACAAATGGGAAATGAAATGGTAACCATTAAAAATACTACAACTGTAACTGGAAATATAAGCTCAACAGGGTTAGTTGGAAAAGGTGAAGCTCAAGGTCTTTCTATGGGAAATATTGCAACAAGTATTCAAGTATCAGCAGGTATAACGCCTTCAAATGCTACATCTGGTTTTGTTAATGAAGGTACAGTAAATGTAACTGGAGGAACCGGTGCACAGGGAATTGCTGGAATAAATGTAAGTTATGGAACAATACAAAATAAAAATTCTGTGACAATAGACAATGGAGCAGGTCTTTATGGAACAAATGGAAGTAAACTTGTGAATGAAAAAACAGGAACAGTGACAGTTTCTACATCTGGAGTCGGAATTGCTGGGATTGGAACAGGAGCAACAGTTCAAACTTATGGAACAGATGATATAGGAACAGGGCCTACTGTTGAAATAGAAAATCACGGAACAATTAATGTTGCGGGAGACAAAGCAATTGCAATTTTTGCAAAAAATAATACTGGTGTTGCGAGAAATCGGGTAACAGTTGTAAATGACCATCAATTGACGGTAGGAAAAGAAGGAGTTGGAATTGCGATAGTTTCTGAGAAATCAGCAAGTGGTACTGAAAATGGCGGGATTTTAACGGCAATGGCTTCTGGAACTGGTTCAGACATTACTGCTGGAATTGAAGGAAAAGGGATATTTGCTAAAAATTCGGATGTAAACCTGACAGGTGGAGATTATGTGATTGAAACACAAGATGACGGTGTTGGAATATTTGCTTCAGGAGAGACAAATGTAACAGGGACACTTGAATATAAATATGCTGGAAATACTTCAAAAACAGGTATGGGAATAGTTTATGACCAGACAGACACAAACGGAAATCTTGTAAATATAACAAATTCTGCCAATATAAAATTAAATAATGCTTCTGGTACAGCGGGTGGAATAATTGGAATTTATACGCTTTCTACTGGAAAAGACTTGATAAATACTGGAACAATCACAGGAACATCATCTGCAAAAGAGTTTGGAATAGTGACAAATGGCGCAAATGTTTTAAATAAAGGATCAATCACATTGTCTAATGCAACATCGCAATCTGATGCAAATGTAGGAATTTATGCAAAAGGAAGCAGTAAAATAATTAACGAAGGAATAATTACAACAGGGAAAAATGCTATTGGAATTTATGGATATGGAGTGACTAATAGCGGAACTATAAATACTGGAGATAATGGAACGGCTATTTATACAGTTGGAAGCGGAACAAATCCTTTAGAAAATGTGAATTTAACTTCAGCATCAATTATAAATGTTGGAGAAAATCAAGCAGTTGGAGTATATGTAGTTGGAAAAGACCAGACTGTTACGGCAGATTCTGGATCGCAGTTTAACATAGGAAAAGATTCATTTGGCTTTGTAAATGCTGGACAAGGAAATACGATAACTTCAAATGCAAATCCAGTAACATTAAAAGGTGATGCAATTTATATTTATCAAAATGATAATACAGGAAAAGTATTCAATAATACTGCATTGGTTTCGACTGGAGATAGAAATTATGGACTTTATGGTAACGGAATTATTGAAAATACAGAAAATATTGATTTTGTGACGGGTGTTGGAAATGTAGCGATATATTCTACTGGGGGAACTGCAACAAATCACGGATTAATTAAAGTTGGTGGGACTAACTTGCAGAATAAGGAATTTGGTGTGGGAATGGCAACAGGATATTATGATAAACACGCTGCAAATCCTTATAGTAATCAAGGAACTATTATAAATAAAGGAACTATAGAAGTAAGTCAGGCAAACTCAATGGGAATGTATGCAGTTGGGCCTAATTCAAAAGCAGTGAACTATGGAGATATAAATCTTTCAGGCAATAATACGATTGGAATGTATCTTGACAGAGGGGCTCATGGTGAAAACTGGGGAACGATTCAAACAACAGTTTCTGGACTGAAGGAAGTAAAAGGTATTTATCTTGCAAACGGAAGCTATATTAAAAATTATGGAACAATAAATATTCAGGCATCTGATACTAAAAGTGCTGGAATATGGACTGATAAGGAATCTTCAGAAAATGTTGAAGAAAATGCACTTAATCCATTAACAAATAGAAGGGGGACATCCGCTCCTGCGACAAAAGTAGTAACAGCTACCGATATGAAAGAAATGGGAGGAGTAACTATAAAAGTACCGCCTGCAGCAACTCCAGTAACTGTAACTGATGCTAAAGGGAATGTGCTTCCAATAGTTAATGTAGATACAAATGTATCTTCTCCCGCACCGACAATAGTAAATGTAACTTCTCCTTCAGGAGTTACTGCACTTGATTTAAGTACACTAAAAGTTGGGAATTCTTCAATGTTGAATTATCCGTCAGCATCGCAAGCAAATACAATTGGAATGTATGTGGATACATCAGGAATAAACTACACAAATCCGATTCAAGGTATTGAAAATTTAGGAAGACTTTCAGATATTAACTTGTATTTTGGTACAGAAGTGGCAAGATACACTACTTCTAAAGTTATACAAGTTGGAGATAATATATTGACACCATACAATGATGCGTTAAGCAGAGTCGTGACAGCAGGGACAATGCTTAATGTAACTTCATCAAGTCTGACATGGATGGCTCAGCCAACAAAAGATCCAGTAACTGGGCTTCTTGATAAAGTATATTTAGTAAAAGTTCCTTATACTGCTCTAGCTCAAAAGGGAGATGAAAACACATATAATTTTTTAACTGGTTTGGAACAAAGATATGGTGCTGAGGGAATTGGGACACGTGAAAATGAAATATTCCAGAAATTAAATGACCTTGGAAAAGGTGAAGGACATATAATGGCTCAAGCCATTGATGAAATGAAAGGGCATCAATATGGTAGTTTACAACAAAGAATCAATGCTACGGGAAATGTTTTGGATAAAGAATTTTCATATCTAAAAAATGAGTGGAGAAACCCAAGTAAGCAAAATAATAAAATTAAATTATTTAGCTCAAGAAATGAATACAATACAGACACAGCTGGAATTGTTGATTATACAAATAATGCTTATGGTGTAGCCTATGTTCATGAAAATGAAAAAATTAAAATGGGAAATTCAAGTGGATGGTATGCTGGAGCTGTAATTAACAGATATAGATTTAAAGATTTGGGAAAATCAAAAGAAAATCAGTCAATGTTTAAAGCTGGGGTTTTCAAGACCATGTCACCTAAAAATGATCATAATGGTGCATTACAATGGACAGTTTCGGGAGATATATTTGCAGGAATTAATAATATAAAACGTAGATATTTGGTTGTTGATGAAGTATTTGAGGCTAAATCTGGCTATCATTCTTATGGAGCAGCAATTAAAAATGAGTTTAGTTATGATATTAGAATGAGTGAAAGAACTCATTTACGTCCTTATGGAGCTGTAAAGATGGAATATGGAAGATTTAACGGTATAAAAGAAAATAGTGGACAACTGAAACTGGAAGTAAAAGGGAATGACTACTTTTCTGTAAAACCAGAAGCAGGGATAGAATTTAAGTATGTTCAGCCGCTTGCAGTAAAAACAAATTTATCAGTAGGAGTATCAGCCGCTTATGAAAATGAAATTGGAAAATTACAAAATTCAAATCAGGCAAGATTAAGAAATACAACGGCAGACTGGTATAATCTTGAAAAAGAGAAAGAAGATAGACGTGGAAATGGTAAATTTGATTTGAACATTGGAATTGATAATACAAAATTTGGAGTTACTGTAAATGCTGGTTATGATACTAAAGGGGAAAATATAAGAGGTGGAATTGGATTTCGGTTAATTTATTAA
- a CDS encoding toxin-antitoxin system YwqK family antitoxin — MLKSFKKSMIVLFSCISISMISSAATQSVTPKRISEYLSQSSRALSSPYSTVADVAVSGNLATVKETGQPFTGTYVEFNQSGNAQVVRNFQNGTLNGPMFLYYENGNIQKVVNYVNGVRNGEDIDFYGNGNSKVLRNYQNGLLNGKSFEFDEFGRLTSSLEYVNNAKNGKEIKFSNGVVTNENTYANGQLNGEAKSYYSNGTIRSNGNYSSNFRNGQWTWNYENGKKKLIETYQNGIITEILGYSRNGSKEREMKLVNGNGNFTQYYDNGKIKVQGALKNYKAYGNWSFYNKDGYLTDTQGFY, encoded by the coding sequence ATGTTAAAATCATTCAAAAAATCAATGATTGTTTTATTTTCATGTATATCTATTAGCATGATTTCATCTGCCGCAACTCAAAGTGTTACACCAAAAAGAATCAGTGAATATCTATCACAATCATCACGTGCATTAAGTTCGCCTTACAGCACGGTTGCCGATGTTGCTGTTTCTGGAAACCTTGCGACTGTAAAAGAAACTGGGCAACCATTTACTGGAACTTATGTTGAATTTAATCAGTCTGGAAATGCTCAAGTTGTAAGAAATTTCCAAAATGGAACATTAAACGGGCCTATGTTCTTGTATTATGAAAACGGTAACATCCAAAAAGTAGTAAACTATGTAAATGGTGTAAGAAATGGCGAAGATATTGATTTTTATGGAAACGGAAATTCAAAAGTCCTAAGAAATTACCAAAACGGTCTGTTAAATGGAAAAAGTTTTGAATTTGATGAATTTGGACGCTTAACTTCTTCGCTTGAATATGTAAATAATGCTAAAAATGGAAAAGAAATAAAATTTTCTAATGGTGTTGTAACAAATGAAAATACATACGCAAACGGACAATTAAACGGTGAAGCAAAATCGTATTATTCTAATGGTACTATACGTTCAAATGGGAATTATTCAAGTAACTTTAGAAATGGACAATGGACTTGGAATTATGAAAATGGTAAGAAAAAATTAATTGAAACTTATCAAAACGGTATAATTACTGAAATTCTTGGGTATTCAAGAAATGGTTCAAAAGAGCGTGAAATGAAACTTGTAAATGGAAATGGTAATTTTACCCAATATTATGATAACGGAAAAATCAAAGTTCAAGGTGCATTAAAAAACTACAAAGCTTATGGAAACTGGAGTTTTTATAACAAAGATGGATACTTGACTGATACTCAAGGGTTTTATTAA
- a CDS encoding pheromone cAD1 o protein, producing the protein MKKLLFVLMFLLNVLGFSAMKNGIYSVEKKYDGNWTSFVKLTVKDGKIIGAQYDRKNQKGELLSMNQNSFRDTALEISRNLINSQNVSSVTGKDATAVSEFKQMSNFLINKANNGETGDFKM; encoded by the coding sequence ATGAAAAAATTATTGTTTGTATTAATGTTTTTATTAAATGTTTTGGGCTTTTCAGCAATGAAAAATGGTATTTATTCAGTTGAGAAAAAATATGATGGTAACTGGACTTCATTCGTAAAATTAACTGTTAAAGATGGTAAAATAATTGGTGCCCAGTACGACAGAAAAAATCAAAAAGGTGAATTATTATCAATGAATCAAAACTCATTTAGAGATACAGCTCTTGAAATTTCAAGAAATCTTATAAATTCCCAAAACGTAAGTTCCGTAACGGGAAAAGACGCAACAGCGGTATCAGAATTTAAACAAATGTCAAACTTTTTAATTAATAAAGCCAATAATGGTGAAACTGGAGATTTCAAAATGTAA
- a CDS encoding OsmC family protein has protein sequence MIVKYDKNFRMKIENNRNSEIILTDRNGEMLSPSELLAASVASCAMTVLSIKLEANNQNFQNCYAEVAKKVDLTTFKVTEINIVFHLKKEYSQEVREKAEKSVEEMCVVGRSLSKDVKQNYSFIYDVE, from the coding sequence ATGATAGTAAAATATGACAAAAATTTTAGAATGAAAATAGAAAATAACAGAAATAGCGAGATTATTTTGACAGACCGTAATGGCGAAATGCTTTCTCCGTCAGAACTTCTCGCTGCATCTGTAGCTTCATGTGCTATGACAGTTTTATCAATAAAATTGGAGGCTAATAACCAGAATTTTCAAAATTGCTATGCAGAAGTTGCGAAAAAAGTCGATTTAACAACTTTTAAAGTTACAGAAATCAATATTGTATTTCATCTAAAAAAGGAATACAGTCAGGAAGTAAGAGAAAAAGCTGAAAAATCAGTAGAAGAAATGTGTGTAGTTGGCAGAAGTTTAAGTAAAGATGTGAAACAAAACTATTCATTTATTTATGATGTGGAATAG
- a CDS encoding FAD-dependent oxidoreductase, with protein MKVVVIGCTHAGTAAILNLRKTNPDAEITVFERNDNISFLSCGIALYVGGVVKDPQGLFYCSPEKLRELNVDTRMRHEVKNVDIEGKKVRVVNLETGIEFNETFDKLIITSGSWPIIPPIEGIDLNNILLCKNYNHSNEIIERAKHSQKVIVVGAGYIGVELVEAFRDNGKEVVLVDAEERVLSKYFDKEFTDVAEESFKHRGIVIATGEKVVKFEGSNGNVTKVVTDKNEYEADMVIMCVGFLPSTSLFKGQLEMLPNGAIKVDEYMRTSNKDVMAAGDCCSVFYNPLQRERYIPLATNAVRMGTLAGINLFENKVRHLGTQGTSGIKIYENNMAATGLTEEIAKQEGVEVESVIAVDNYRPEFMPTYEKVTLKVVFEKNSRRILGAQLTSKIDLTQSINTLSVCIQNKMTVEELAFVDFFFQPHYNKPWNFLNLAGLNALK; from the coding sequence ATGAAAGTAGTTGTAATTGGATGTACACACGCTGGTACAGCGGCAATCTTAAATTTGAGAAAGACAAATCCCGATGCGGAGATAACAGTATTTGAAAGAAATGATAATATTTCATTCTTATCTTGTGGAATTGCCTTGTATGTAGGAGGAGTTGTAAAAGATCCGCAAGGACTGTTTTACTGTTCACCTGAAAAATTAAGAGAATTAAATGTTGACACTAGAATGAGACACGAAGTAAAGAATGTTGATATTGAAGGTAAAAAAGTAAGAGTTGTGAACTTGGAAACTGGAATTGAATTTAATGAAACTTTTGACAAATTGATTATTACATCTGGTTCTTGGCCTATTATTCCACCAATTGAAGGAATTGACTTAAATAATATTTTGCTTTGTAAAAATTACAATCATTCAAATGAAATTATTGAAAGAGCAAAACATTCACAAAAAGTTATTGTTGTTGGAGCAGGATACATTGGAGTCGAACTTGTTGAAGCATTTAGGGATAATGGAAAAGAAGTTGTGCTAGTAGATGCGGAAGAAAGAGTTTTGAGTAAATATTTTGACAAGGAATTTACAGATGTTGCTGAAGAATCGTTTAAACATAGAGGAATTGTAATAGCAACTGGAGAAAAAGTTGTTAAATTTGAAGGAAGCAATGGAAATGTAACAAAAGTAGTTACTGATAAAAATGAATATGAAGCTGATATGGTAATTATGTGTGTTGGATTCCTGCCAAGCACTTCATTGTTTAAAGGACAGCTTGAAATGCTTCCAAATGGAGCAATTAAAGTTGACGAATATATGAGAACAAGCAATAAAGACGTTATGGCTGCAGGAGACTGCTGTTCAGTATTCTATAATCCGCTACAAAGAGAAAGATATATTCCGCTTGCAACTAACGCTGTAAGAATGGGAACATTAGCAGGTATAAACTTGTTTGAAAATAAAGTTAGACATCTTGGAACACAAGGTACTTCAGGAATTAAAATTTACGAAAACAATATGGCTGCAACTGGATTAACAGAGGAAATTGCAAAACAGGAAGGAGTAGAGGTTGAAAGCGTAATTGCAGTTGACAACTATCGTCCTGAATTTATGCCAACTTATGAAAAAGTAACATTAAAAGTGGTATTTGAAAAAAATAGCAGAAGAATTTTAGGAGCACAGTTAACTTCTAAAATTGATTTAACACAATCAATTAATACATTGTCAGTATGCATTCAAAATAAAATGACTGTAGAAGAATTGGCATTTGTAGACTTCTTCTTCCAGCCTCACTATAACAAGCCTTGGAACTTCTTGAATTTAGCAGGATTAAATGCTTTAAAATAG
- the asrC gene encoding sulfite reductase subunit C has translation MSMDINRKTVTKNAFRVTKDRSKTALRVRVPGGAITGEIMEMVAKIANTYGDGNVHITTRQGFEVLGISWNDIEKVNKMVQPIMEKLEINYKDKDKGYAAAGTRNIAACIGNKVCPKAAYNTTEFAKKIEKAIFPHDFHFKVALTGCPNDCQKVRMHDFGIIGMAKPELDESKCVSCGMCERKCKKLSTGAISYKNYKPVRDHQRCIGCGECVLNCPTGAWTRSPKKYYKLAIMGRSGKQNPRLAEDWLFWADEESIIKIIKNTYEYVDKYIDRSLPKEHIGYIVDRTGFEEFKKWALKDVNLPEEAVIVNNVYWKGIKYQGIL, from the coding sequence ATGAGCATGGATATAAATAGAAAAACTGTTACCAAAAATGCATTCAGGGTAACAAAGGACAGATCTAAAACCGCATTGCGTGTGAGAGTGCCAGGAGGAGCAATTACTGGGGAAATAATGGAAATGGTTGCAAAGATAGCTAACACTTATGGAGATGGAAATGTTCATATTACAACTCGTCAAGGTTTTGAAGTGTTGGGAATTTCTTGGAATGATATTGAAAAAGTAAACAAGATGGTGCAGCCAATTATGGAAAAACTGGAAATTAATTATAAGGATAAGGATAAAGGATATGCTGCAGCTGGTACGAGAAATATTGCCGCTTGTATTGGAAACAAGGTATGTCCAAAAGCTGCCTATAATACGACAGAATTTGCAAAAAAAATCGAAAAAGCAATATTTCCACATGATTTTCACTTCAAAGTAGCATTAACAGGCTGCCCAAATGACTGTCAAAAAGTCAGAATGCATGATTTTGGAATAATTGGAATGGCAAAACCTGAACTTGACGAATCTAAATGTGTTTCTTGCGGAATGTGTGAAAGAAAATGTAAAAAGCTTTCAACAGGAGCAATTTCATATAAAAACTATAAACCTGTAAGAGATCACCAAAGATGTATTGGTTGTGGAGAATGTGTACTGAACTGCCCAACAGGAGCATGGACAAGATCTCCTAAAAAGTATTATAAACTTGCAATAATGGGAAGAAGTGGAAAACAAAATCCAAGATTGGCAGAAGACTGGTTATTCTGGGCAGATGAAGAATCAATAATAAAAATAATAAAAAATACTTACGAATATGTTGACAAATACATCGACAGAAGTCTTCCAAAAGAACATATTGGTTACATTGTTGACAGAACAGGTTTTGAAGAGTTTAAAAAATGGGCATTAAAAGACGTTAATCTTCCAGAAGAAGCTGTAATTGTAAATAATGTGTACTGGAAAGGTATAAAATATCAAGGAATATTATAA